One Pieris brassicae chromosome 11, ilPieBrab1.1, whole genome shotgun sequence DNA window includes the following coding sequences:
- the LOC123716637 gene encoding uncharacterized protein LOC123716637, giving the protein MGFIVGSLKRILKLIVYFAFIVTLVLIVPNLPPYTKFSSIQSVPTKERTGELTLNTALNNAEKLYEHKILGPENFQIWQGELYTSLGTGEIVKCSPGGHVSFVTKIGKPCTGLSQEHICGRPLGFSIDERNGLMYVADAYYGIWKVDIKTDKKQVLVSPDKPIEGKRPRLFNSLVVDKKGGIYFTDSSSEFFLNDGVFSSLSDPSGRLFYYNSETKKTNVLVDNIWFANGVLLSPDESFVVVAETFNYRLLKHYISGPKKGKTEVFVDGLPGTPDNLRALPDGSGVQIAMFAVSDIDTPIITKSLSSTPHLRKFISRMAHLIELPFSYLNQKFPHPILEDIVYYIGSFASISGLTDMSGLIITDWNGNIVASFYNTDKSVAHISDAIVYNDKLVLGSPHSQDFIGAVDIPLFLKQAYMGRRPEERMSTKQAKPSVKETPKAAGKATSQKSQNQAPTQRPELKQKQPETKSTTQAPETKPTTQKPETKPTTQKPDTKPTPQKPETKPTPQKPETKPTTQKPETKPTTQKPDTKPTTQKPDTKPTTQKPDTKPTTQKPDTKPTTQKPDTKPTTQKPDTKPTGKPVPSPGNENKGNPSRAQVKVSEIKVTEATPSENVKDKPKLSKENKKEAKKVAPNHIPIGEEIMSDTVKPSKDKLKVIKKSGPEEIPNPL; this is encoded by the exons atggGTTTCATTGTAGGCTCTTTAAAACGAATATTAAAGTTAATCGTTTACTTTGCTTTTATTGTAACTTTAGTCCTTATAGTGCCTAATTTGCCGCCTTATACAAAGTTTTCTAGCATACA ATCCGTCCCAACAAAAGAAAGAACCGGTGAACTGACTCTTAACACAGCGTTAAATAATGCTGAAAAGTTATATGAGCATAAAATTTTGGGTCCTGAGAATTTCCAAATATGGCAAGGCGAACTTTACACATCTTTAGGTACTGGTGAGATTGTCAAGTGCTCACCAGGTGGACACGTTAGTTTTGTTACCAAAATTGGTAAACCATGTA CTGGATTATCTCAGGAACATATTTGTGGTCGTCCTCTTGGTTTTTCAATTGATGAAAGAAATGGATTAATGTATGTAGCTGATGCATACTATGGCATCTGGAAAGTTGATATTAAGACTGATAAGAAACAAGTATTGGTGTCACCAGATAAACCCATTGAAGGCAAGAGACCAAGGCTGTTCAATTCTTTAGTTGTTGATAAAAAAGGTGGAATATACTTTACAGATTCTAGCAGTGAATTCTTTTTAAATGATGGAGTATTCTCTAGTTTATCAGATCCGTCAGGAAG attattttattacaattctgAAACAAAGAAAACTAACGTATTAGTGGACAATATTTGGTTTGCTAATGGAGTACTATTATCTCCAGATGAGAGTTTTGTAGTTGTAGCTGAAACATTTAATTACCGTCTCTTAAAGCACTACATAAGTGGACCAAAGAAGGGAAAGACTGAAGTTTTTGTAGATGGACTACCAG GAACTCCTGATAATCTACGGGCACTACCAGATGGATCTGGTGTACAAATTGCAATGTTTGCTGTATCTGATATTGATACACCCATAATAACAAAGAGTCTATCAAGCACTCCACACTTAAGAAAGTTTATATCTCGCATGGCACATCTTATAGAACTGCCTTTTTCGTACCTGAACCAAAAATTTCCACATCCTATTTTGGAAGACATTGTGtactat ATTGGTTCATTTGCAAGCATATCCGGTCTTACTGACATGTCTGGACTGATTATAACTGACTGGAACGGAAATATTGTTGCATCATTCTACAATACTGACAAGAGTGTGGCCCATATCAGTGATGCCATTGTCTATAATGACAAGTTGGTATTGGGATCTCCACACTCTCAAGATTTTATTGGAGCTGTTGATATACCtctgtttttaaaacaagCATATATGGGCCGGAGACCTGAGGAACGGATGTCTACTAAGCAAGCTAAGCCTTCGGTTAAAGAAACTCCAAAGGCAGCAGGGAAGGCAACTTCACAGAAATCTCAAAACCAAGCACCTACCCAAAGACCTGAATTAAAACAGAAACAACCAGAAACCAAGTCAACTACACAGGCCCCTGAAACCAAACCAACTACGCAAAAACCTGAAACCAAACCAACTACGCAAAAACCTGACACCAAACCAACTCCACAAAAACCTGAAACCAAACCAACTCCACAAAAACCTGAAACCAAACCAACTACGCAAAAACCTGAAACCAAACCAACTACGCAAAAACCTGACACCAAACCAACTACGCAAAAACCTGACACCAAACCAACTACGCAAAAACCTGACACCAAACCAACTACGCAAAAACCTGACACCAAACCAACTACGCAAAAACCTGACACTAAACCAACTACGCAAAAACCTGACACCAAACCAACAGGCAAGCCTGTACCTTCACCAGGTAACGAAAATAAAGGTAATCCATCAAGAGCACAAGTAAAAGTATCAGAAATTAAGGTAACAGAAGCCACACCGTCTGAAAATGTCAAAGATAAACCAAAATTGagcaaagaaaataaaaaggaagCCAAGAAGGTTGCCCCTAATCACATTCCTATTGGAGAAGAAATTATGTCCGACACTGTGAAACCGAGTAAagacaaattaaaagtaataaagaaGAGTGGACCGGAAGAAATTCCAAATCCTCTTTAA
- the LOC123716641 gene encoding transmembrane emp24 domain-containing protein 1-like translates to MYRLPIVVIICHFILIKTQEIFESDVNMRVDAGSRTCIFEKGKSGQIMEFFYQVLDGQHGDLDISVDVFSPNGDKIISDHKKSQNSIIMDLEHEGDYIFCLDNTHSLMNSKLVFVYVVIEEKDKKEKSDVSVIGEDGDEHKEEEIVEWFGVDENGETYVIPVPVIIDSIARTLNYVIRARHMLDIYSATKTRDGYLALEDTFIVDMWSACQITLMIFVGTLQVYMIKKLFNGHSKI, encoded by the coding sequence atgtatcgATTACCAATTGTAGTAATTATTTGccattttatcttaataaaaacacagGAGATATTTGAATCGGATGTGAATATGAGAGTTGATGCAGGATCGAGGACATGCATTTTCGAAAAAGGCAAGTCTGGACAAATTATGGAGTTTTTTTATCAAGTCCTGGACGGTCAACATGGAGATTTGGATATATCAGTGGATGTCTTTAGTCCAAATggtgataaaattatttctgacCATAAGAAGTCGCAAAATTCCATAATAATGGATTTGGAGCATGAAGGTGATTATATTTTCTGCCTAGACAATACACATAGTTTAATGAATTCAAAActtgtatttgtatatgtggtaatagaagaaaaagataaaaaagaaaagagtGACGTGAGTGTTATTGGGGAAGATGGTGACGAACATAAAGAGGAGGAAATTGTTGAATGGTTTGGTGTAGATGAAAATGGTGAAACATATGTTATACCCGTGCCAGTCATTATTGACTCTATAGCACGCACGCTTAACTATGTGATACGAGCCCGCCATATGTTAGATATCTACAGTGCAACAAAAACCCGAGATGGATACCTAGCATTAGAAGACACATTTATTGTGGACATGTGGTCAGCATGTCAGATTACTCTCATGATTTTTGTTGGGACTTTGCAAGTCTATatgataaagaaattatttaatggacatagtaaaatttag
- the LOC123716643 gene encoding 40S ribosomal protein S29 produces MGHANIWYSHPRKYGQGSRSCRACSNKHGLIRKYGLNICRQCFREYAHDIGFKKLD; encoded by the exons ATGGGTCACGCAAATATATGGTACTCCCATCCCCGTAAATACGGCCAGGGTTCTCGCTCATG CCGCGCCTGCTCCAACAAACATGGTCTCATCCGTAAATATGGATTAAACATTTGCAGACAATGTTTCAGAGAATATGCTCATGATATCGGATTCAAGAAG cTGGACTAA
- the LOC123716639 gene encoding integumentary mucin C.1: MIIKAASLFLLLGCIETGYSQSLQCPKVRISSGWLDLFPLPCKKNTECSSVMGKQHLCCKGFCSKGEIRQTAELTRSIETSSSVELISPVMSTSTSTTTTPTTTTTSTTPSTTTTTTTTTTTTTTPSTTSSTTTTTTPKPTTTSTEPPRPFLQILPIQTTPKPSAPLKKGKTQKFVCPKSVPSVLFPIICENNSQCRLTGADQVCCQGQCVKGLPAPRPTIKEQAHQPILGVIPRECPAAPLGELLFEVQSCKTDADCWPRVCCPDGNRSYCRTARARLDLVPVANRIDAPIRMLESYLQCSPPPQFDSFPQSCSSSVDCFPNLCCAEGGKKLCRPPLRSFLSLIAGAAQRLG; this comes from the exons ATGATTATTAAGGCTGCATCACTTTTTTTATTGCTCGGATGTATCGAAACGG GTTATTCACAGTCGCTGCAGTGTCCAAAGGTGCGAATAAGCAGCGGTTGGTTAGACCTATTTCCTCTGCCTTGCAAGAAAAACACAGAATGCAGTAGCGTTATGGGAAAACAGCACTTATGTTGTAAAGGATTTTGTTCCAAAGGCGAAATCAGGCAGACGGCAGAGTTGACACG aagcATCGAGACAAGCAGTAGTGTAGAGCTAATAAGCCCAGTCATGAGCACTTCCACAAGCACAACAACCACTCCAACTACCACAACCACTTCAACCACTCCAAGCACCACAACCACAACCACCACTACTACCACAACAACTACAACTCCGAGTACAACCAGTTCTACTACAACCACAACGACGCCGAAGCCCACCACAACTTCTACGGAACCACCGAGGCCTTTCTTGCAAATCTTGCCGATACAGACTACGCCAAAACCTAGTGCCCCACTGAAAAAAG GCAAAACGCAAAAATTCGTCTGCCCCAAATCAGTGCCCAGTGTGTTGTTTCCTATTATATGCGAGAACAACTCTCAGTGTAGATTAACTGGCGCTGACCAGGTTTGCTGTCAAGGCCAGTGTGTGAAAGGCCTCCCTGCCCCACGGCCCACAATCAAGGAACAAGCACACCAAc cCATCCTAGGTGTAATTCCACGGGAGTGTCCAGCGGCACCACTTGGCGAGTTATTATTTGAGGTGCAATCTTGCAAAACTGACGCCGATTGCTGGCCTCGCGTCTGTTGCCCTGACGGAAACCGATCTTACTGCCGTACAGCAAGAGCTCGGCTTGATTTGGTGCCAGTGGCCAACAGAATAGATGCGC ctATCCGTATGTTAGAGTCGTATCTCCAATGTTCTCCTCCGCCACAATTCGACTCTTTCCCACAGAGTTGCAGCTCCAGTGTCGACTGTTTTCCTAACTTGTGTTGTGCAGAAGGTGGCAAGAAACTTTGCCGACCACCACTACGTAGTTTCCTTTCATTAATAGCAGGTGCAGCCCAG AGACTTGGATGA
- the LOC123716642 gene encoding NADH dehydrogenase [ubiquinone] 1 alpha subcomplex subunit 8-like produces the protein MVVTKDVNLPEFTALNVQEVDLSTATLMSAGPYLGKDCEGINNEFMLCRYESQDPRACLDLGKKVTACTMQFFKKVKSKCQHEFNQYAYCIDKSSGDYSFANCRKTQAVFDRCMQEKLGMQRPDFGYFCRARVHDSKSIPPAPRESCPCHSQVPDPTPSLPDCKPRPAARFSSRLDWITE, from the coding sequence atggttGTAACAAAAGATGTTAATCTTCCCGAATTTACAGCTTTAAATGTTCAAGAAGTCGATTTATCAACAGCGACGCTTATGTCTGCGGGACCCTACCTCGGCAAGGACTGTGAAGGAATCAACAACGAATTTATGTTGTGCCGGTATGAATCCCAAGACCCCAGGGCTTGTTTGGACCTTGGCAAAAAAGTGACCGCTTGCACTATGcaatttttcaaaaaagtcAAAAGTAAATGTCAACATGAGTTCAATCAATATGCTTATTGTATCGATAAAAGCTCCGGAGACTATTCGTTCGCTAATTGTCGAAAGACACAAGCGGTGTTTGACAGGTGCATGCAGGAAAAGTTGGGTATGCAGAGACCTGACTTTGGATACTTCTGTCGTGCCCGTGTGCACGATAGTAAAAGCATACCGCCAGCACCGCGTGAATCCTGTCCGTGCCATTCGCAGGTACCTGACCCTACTCCGTCGTTGCCAGATTGTAAACCTCGCCCAGCAGCTCGCTTTTCCAGCCGATTGGATTGGATTACGGAGtag
- the LOC123716366 gene encoding DNA-directed RNA polymerases I and III subunit RPAC1 — translation MPKLDEKPRVFLEEFRVKNAAEDYGLADDKWDFRKFKERFRIVIVKMDNLEMEFDLIGIQPAFANAFRRIMLSEVPSMAIEKVMIKNNTSIIQDEILAHRLGLIPLKADPRLFEYRPEGATEGTEFDTLEFSLKVKCTLNKTQTKDSFRPEDLYENHSVYSSQMKWLSIGNQGSVHKDNDVGPVHGDILISKMRPGHELDLNLVAIKGIGRDHAKFSPVATATYRLLPEITLTQEVNGGDATLLQSCFSPGVIGIDSNGCAFVKDARYDSCSRNVYRYDSIKNSVILSRIRDHFIFNVESVGAMAPHVIFTESIKILRDKCKTILDELSNF, via the exons ATGCCAAAGTTAGATGAAAAGCCCCGGGTATTCCTAGAAGAATTTCGTGTTAAG AACGCTGCTGAAGATTATGGATTAGCTGATGATAAATGGGACTTCAGGAAGTTTAAAGAAAGGTTTCGTATTGTCATTGTAAAAATGGACAATCTGGAAAtggaatttgatttaattggtATACAGCCAGCATTTGCAAATGCTTTCCGTAGAATTATGCTAAGCGAAGTGCCTAGTATGGCTATAGAAAAAGtgatgattaaaaataacacatcAATAATTCAAGATGAAATATTAGCCCATAGATTAGGCTTAATACCTCTAAAAGCTGACCCAAGATTATTTGAATATCGTCCTGAAG GTGCAACTGAGGGGACTGAGTTTGATACATTAGAATTTTCATTGAAAGTAAAATGCACTCTCAATAAGACACAAACAAAAGATTCATTCAGGCCCGaagatttatatgaaaatcatAGTG tatATTCATCACAAATGAAATGGCTTTCTATAGGAAATCAAGGTTCTGTTCACAAAGACAATGATGTTGGGCCTGTACATGGGGATATATTGATATCAAAAATGAGACCAGGCCATGAGTTAGATCTTAATCTTGTTGCGATTAAAGGAATTGGAAGGGATCACGCTAAGTTCTCTCCAGTTG CTACAGCAACCTACAGACTTCTTCCAGAAATAACCTTAACACAGGAGGTGAATGGTGGCGATGCAACACTACTACAAAGTTGTTTTTCACCTGGAGTGATAGGAATTGATTCTAATGGTTGTGCATTTGTAAAGGATGCTCGATATGATAGTTGTAGTAGAAATGTGTACAGATATGACTCTAttaaaaattctgtaatattaAGCAGAATTAGGGATCATTTCATAT tCAATGTTGAGTCTGTTGGAGCAATGGCACCTCATGTAATCTTCACtgaatcaattaaaatactgagagacaaatgtaaaacaatattggatgaattatcaaatttttaa
- the LOC123716224 gene encoding TRAF3-interacting protein 1, whose protein sequence is MEKELDLSIIKATQLSLGKYVKRPPLSDKLLKKPPFRFLHDIVTSVLKSTGFFEGLFEDHELKSDNVKDREAKITFLNKVIYVISKTVGKELNVKPSKIVAGQEPEKTNELLQCLAEALDKKLTSEDAVRSSREATTSKDTVRSSRKATDDKKNVSKEKEISKSKTKTEKNGTTSNKRIKIKENNTKQKPDSSKNISQQILTDAKDVKGKKHKVLHDNNIKENINEIVPRNDNHYNISPFKETLPLAETLQNDNIDAISDKNSSNEGQENVNSEFIEFPESDISIYPKTKKEIQSGENGVNSNNYEPVNPEKNEVEKISDRSFNENSGVTDYSDIKGKGEPESYKNMEISNSSIENYITSNRPSSVRPSSTRPGAPKVRDKQDYRNLPDAENIVIGKVNIISENILQEEDEESTLVIENYTDDIKSHHTHDYVLDQHGHLVQQILDSQKEFTQVNKTEIDWTSGSQKTRDDFSREVEQIRFNVQALSRVANPLGKILDHIQEDVEVMRQELSQWLLIFNETTKKLLIQKALNEEIIAPLRIKTTQLDMDISEKYKKIDNMKIIVYKNNTKIDKLLANEHIK, encoded by the exons ATGGAAAAAGAATTAGATTTAAGCATTATAAAAGCTACTCAATTGTCTCTTGGAAAATACGTAAAACGTCCTCCACTATCcgataaactattaaaaaaaccacCCTTTCGTTTCTTACACGATATTGTGACTTCA GTATTAAAATCAACAGGATTTTTTGAAGGTTTATTTGAAGACCATGAACTTAAATCTGACAATGTTAAAGACCGAGAagcaaaaattacttttttgaataaagttatttatgtaATCA GTAAAACTGTTGGTAAAGAATTGAACGTAAAGCCTTCAAAGATAGTTGCTGGACAAGAAcctgaaaaaacaaatgagctATTGCAATGCTTGGCAGAAGCTTTAGATAAAAAACTTACATCAGAAGATGCTGTCAGAAGTTCTCGAGAAGCCACTACATCAAAAGATACTGTCAGAAGTTCTCGAAAAGCCACTgatgacaaaaaaaatgtttctaaagagaaagaaatatctaagtcaaaaacaaaaaccgAGAAAAATGGGACCACATCtaataaacgtattaaaataaaagaaaataatacaaaacaaaaaccagATTCATCTAAAAACATTTCACAACAAATCTTAACCGATGCTAAAGATGTCAAGGGAAAGAAACATAAAGTTTTGCATGACAATAATATCAAAGagaatattaatgaaatagttCCGCGCAACgataatcattataatattagtccTTTTAAAGAAACTCTGCCTTTAGCCGAAACTCtacaaaatgataatataGATGCAATTAGTGATAAAAATAGCAGCAATGAGGGGCAAGAAAACGTTAATAGTGAATTCATAGAATTTCCAGAATCTGATATTTCTATCTACCCTAAGACCAAAAAAGAAATTCAATCGGGAGAAAATGGcgttaatagtaataattatgagCCTGTTAATCCCGAAAAAAATGAAGTTGAGAAAATATCAGATCGtagttttaatgaaaattcaGGAGTCACAGATTATTCTGATATAAAAGGCAAAGGGGAACCagaaagttataaaaatatggaaatttcTAATTCCagtatagaaaattatattaccaGTAATAGACCTTCTAGTGTCAGACCTTCATCGACCCGTCCAGGTGCACCTAAAGTGCGTGATAAACAAGATTACAGGAATCTACCAGATGCTGAAAACATTGTTATTGgaaaagttaatattatttcagaaaATATACTGCAGGAAGAG GACGAGGAATCTACATTggttattgaaaattatactGATGATATAAAATCTCATCACACGCATGACTATGTCTTAGACCAACACGGACATTTAGTTCAACAGATTTTAGATTCACAAAAAGAATTTactcaagttaataaaactgaaatt GACTGGACAAGTGGATCACAGAAAACTAGAGATGATTTCAGTAGAGAGGTAGAACAAATACGTTTTAATGTTCAAGCTCTGTCTCGTGTCGCAAATCCATTGGGGAAAATTCTTGACCATATACAAGAAGACGTTGAAGTCATGCGCCAAGAATTGTCTCAGTGGTTACTGATTTTTAACGAAACGAcaaaaaagttgttaataCAGAAAGc ATTGAATGAGGAGATAATAGCGCCGCTACGCATAAAGACAACACAGTTGGACATGGACATttcagaaaaatataaaaaaattgacaatatgaaaataattgtttataaaaataatacaaaaattgacAAGTTGCTAGCGAATGagcatattaaataa
- the LOC123716279 gene encoding protein suppressor of hairy wing has protein sequence MPPKRKRGRPRHKLSQPLNSRKNLVFEKDIEVSENLSKEVMEYICSYCKKSFKKRQYLIAHVNSCGNDTLHEEKPKLHCPKCTKVFVFKKSYKKHVENEHYEGPDGVCCEHCSVICPNKEILQDHLDKKHNSGTYSCQFCTQTFVRRAHVTRHMLQKGCDGRKLREFSCGICSAKFSRKDNLLVHLRLQHIMNKRFQCKMCDFSTKNFSKLILHSQRMHLPKPLQYECDHCGKLTKSRGSLTKHLEIHGDKKYACEVCGYSTYTIEVMRRHTLTHVEDKPYKCSICSNSFIQKAQLLRHLNQHMEFVCNICSKRFKTREEATIHEGQHDPNDLSCPFEDCTEKKFEDEEHQSIHIKEHLQAFKCEVCGKPFEKEINMRRHVPTHALDRPRRCMYCVNARAYVRGEHLLRHVRKHHADVFMQRLMHVRSVLGSYVTTPRVTTPRVSKSELDAILNMLDAESDRIIEDYGTGVLYGGLQDINDQMEIEIPKNEPNTLLSEEELVENLKELLSKLIDQELLEAFGWPDKPIEDILEKVIENCGARPADREKWSRVQCLRENTKHLFIYVVEDKNIAKMLGTHTIDQVIMHILQQVSDNV, from the exons atgccTCCTAAACGCAAAAGAGGACGGCCACGTCATAAATTATCTCAGCCATTAAACTCAAggaaaaatttagtttttgagaaaGACATCGAAGTGTCAGAAAATCTGAGCAAAGAAGTTATGGAATATATTTGCTCCTATTGTAAGAAATCCTTTAAGAAGAGGCAATATTTGATTGCGCATGTCAATAGCTGTGGGAATGATACTTTACACGAAGAGAAG cCTAAATTACACTGTCCCAAATGCACtaaagtatttgtttttaagaagaGCTATAAAAAACATGTTGAAAATGAGCATTATGAAGGTCCTGATGGGGTTTGCTGTGAACACTGCTCTGTCATTTGcccaaataaagaaattttacaAGATCATTTAGACAAGAAACATAACTCAGGCACATATTCATGTCAGTTCTGTACTCAGACTTTTGTACGAAGAGCACATGTAACTCGTCACATGTTGCAAAAAGGTTGTGATGGCCGAAAGCTTCGGGAATTTTCTTGCGGT ATATGTTCTGCAAAATTTTCAAGGAAAGATAATCTTTTGGTACACCTTCGGCTACAACATATCATGAACAAAAGATTTCAGTGCAAGATGTGTGATTTTTCTACAAAGAATTTCTCAAAACTAATTCTTCACTCACAAAGAATGCATTTAc CTAAGCCTTTACAATATGAATGTGATCACTGTGGGAAGTTAACAAAGTCTAGAGGCTCTTTGACAAAGCATCTTGAGATTCATGGTGATAAGAAATATGCTTGTGAAGTG TGTGGCTACAGCACATACACGATTGAGGTGATGCGCCGACATACGTTGACACACGTCGAGGATAAACCCTACAAGTGCAGTATCTGTTCCAACTCGTTTATACAGAAAGCCCAGCTTTTGAGGCACCTTAATCAACATATGGAATTTGTTTGCAATATTTGCTCAAAACGCTTCAAGACCAGGGAAGA gGCGACAATTCACGAGGGACAGCATGATCCAAATGATCTTTCATGCCCGTTCGAAGActgcactgaaaaaaaatttgaagatGAAGAACATCAATCCATTCATATAAAAGAACACCTCCAAg CGTTCAAGTGCGAGGTGTGCGGCAAACCCTTTGAGAAGGAAATCAACATGCGTCGCCACGTGCCGACGCACGCTCTGGACCGTCCCCGTCGCTGCATGTACTGCGTGAACGCGAGGGCGTACGTCAGGGGTGAGCATTTACTTCGACACGTGAGGAAGCACCACGCGGACGTCTTCATGCAGCGCTTGATGCATGTACGGAGTGTGCTC GGGTCTTACGTCACTACGCCTCGTGTGACCACGCCCCGCGTGTCGAAGTCCGAGCTGGATGCGATCCTGAACATGTTAGATGCTGAGTCTGACCGCATCATCGAGGACTACGGCACTGGGGTACTGTACGGAGGGCTGCAGGATATAAACGATCAAATGGAGATTGAAATACCGAAG AATGAACCAAACACACTGCTGAGTGAAGAGGAATTAGTTGAAAATCTCAAAGAGCTGCTGTCCAAACTTATTGATCAAGAGTTGCTCGAGGCATTCGGTTGGCCAGATAAGCCTATTGAAgat ATATTAGAGAAGGTGATAGAAAACTGTGGGGCACGCCCGGCCGATCGCGAAAAGTGGTCTCGAGTTCAGTGCCTGCGGGAAAACACGAAGCATCTGTTTATCTACGTGGTTGAAGACAAGAATATTGCTAAAATGCTCGGCACACACACCATCGATCAGGTTATTATGCACATACTGCAGCAAGTCAGTGACAATGTGTGA